The Anolis sagrei isolate rAnoSag1 chromosome 10, rAnoSag1.mat, whole genome shotgun sequence genome has a window encoding:
- the VBP1 gene encoding prefoldin subunit 3 isoform X1, translated as MAAATSGEAVVCGDGPAGGGKRGHLGIPEAVFVEDVDSFMKQAGNETADIVLKRLDEQYQKYKFMELNLAQKKRRLKNQIPEIKQTLEILKHMQKKKESTNLMETRFLLADNLYCKASVPPTDKVCLWLGANVMLEYDIDEAQALLEKNLSTATRNLESLEEDLDFLRDQFTTTEVNMARVYNWDVKRRNKDDPSKSKA; from the exons ATGGCGGCGGCCACAAGCGGCGAGGCGGTGGTTTGTGGCGACGGCCCGGCGGGGGGCGGGAAAAGGGGCCACTTGGGGATCCCGGAGGCCGTGTTCGTG GAAGATGTAGACTCTTTTATGAAACAAGCAGGAAACGAGACTGCAGACATAGTCCTCAAGAGGTTGGATGAACAGTATCAGAAATATAAATTTATGGAACTTAACCTTGCCCAGAAGAAAAGGAG GTTAAAAAATCAGATTCCAGAAATTAAGCAGACATTAGAAATCTTAAAGCACATGCAAAAGAAAAAG GAATCTACAAACCTAATGGAAACCAGATTTTTATTGGCAGATAACCTCTATTGTAAAGCTTCAGTACCTCCTACAGACAAAGTCTGTCTCTGGTTGGGG GCCAATGTAATGTTGGAGTACGATATAGATGAGGCCCAGGCATTGCTAGAAAAGAATCTCTCCACAGCCACAAGAAACCTGGAGTCTCTAGAGGAAGACCTGGATTTTCTTAGGGATCAATTCACTACTACAGAAGTCA ATATGGCTAGGGTTTATAATTGGGATGTAAAGCGAAGGAACAAGGACGACCCATCCAAAAGCAAAGCATAG
- the VBP1 gene encoding prefoldin subunit 3 isoform X2 encodes MKQAGNETADIVLKRLDEQYQKYKFMELNLAQKKRRLKNQIPEIKQTLEILKHMQKKKESTNLMETRFLLADNLYCKASVPPTDKVCLWLGANVMLEYDIDEAQALLEKNLSTATRNLESLEEDLDFLRDQFTTTEVNMARVYNWDVKRRNKDDPSKSKA; translated from the exons ATGAAACAAGCAGGAAACGAGACTGCAGACATAGTCCTCAAGAGGTTGGATGAACAGTATCAGAAATATAAATTTATGGAACTTAACCTTGCCCAGAAGAAAAGGAG GTTAAAAAATCAGATTCCAGAAATTAAGCAGACATTAGAAATCTTAAAGCACATGCAAAAGAAAAAG GAATCTACAAACCTAATGGAAACCAGATTTTTATTGGCAGATAACCTCTATTGTAAAGCTTCAGTACCTCCTACAGACAAAGTCTGTCTCTGGTTGGGG GCCAATGTAATGTTGGAGTACGATATAGATGAGGCCCAGGCATTGCTAGAAAAGAATCTCTCCACAGCCACAAGAAACCTGGAGTCTCTAGAGGAAGACCTGGATTTTCTTAGGGATCAATTCACTACTACAGAAGTCA ATATGGCTAGGGTTTATAATTGGGATGTAAAGCGAAGGAACAAGGACGACCCATCCAAAAGCAAAGCATAG